The Sinomicrobium kalidii genome contains a region encoding:
- a CDS encoding very short patch repair endonuclease — MADVHDKKTRSYNMSRIKGKDTKPEILVRKYLFSLGFRYRLHDKNFPGKPDLVFPKYRKVVFIHGCYWHGHEDCKYFVPPKTKTEWWLNKIGNNKKRDEQNISRIRDMGWLPIIIWECELKPGKRDKTFENLVEELKKQ, encoded by the coding sequence ATGGCTGATGTACACGATAAAAAGACCCGGAGTTATAATATGAGCCGGATCAAAGGGAAAGATACTAAACCGGAAATCCTGGTGAGGAAATATTTATTTTCTCTGGGGTTCAGATATCGTTTACACGATAAAAATTTTCCCGGAAAGCCCGATCTGGTTTTTCCGAAATACAGAAAAGTTGTTTTTATACACGGATGTTACTGGCACGGTCATGAAGATTGTAAATATTTTGTCCCGCCCAAAACAAAAACGGAATGGTGGTTAAATAAAATCGGTAACAATAAAAAAAGAGATGAACAAAACATTTCCCGGATCAGGGACATGGGGTGGCTCCCCATCATTATTTGGGAATGTGAACTAAAACCCGGTAAACGGGACAAAACATTTGAAAATTTAGTCGAAGAGCTGAAAAAACAATGA